TATAAATATTCTATCATGTCTTTTATTGAATTAATCAGAAATTTATTATATAATAAATTTTAAAGCTAATTTTGTGATTGTTTGTTGACTGCCGATTTAATGTTGTTATCGAGAAGGTGTTTATGCCAGAAATTAGCCGATTTTTTGGAGCTATAATTACTATGTACTATAACGATCATCCTCCTCCTCATTTTCATGTTCGCTATGGTAAGCAGAAGGCATTAATCAGTATTTCAACTGGAGAAGTATTAGAAGGAAACCTTTCCCCTAGACTGCTAAAATTAATTCAAGAATGGACAGCATTATACCAGAACGAACTACTCACGAATTGGGAATTAGCCAGACAAAATCTAATTTTGAATAAAATTGAACCCTTGGAGTAAATCATGCTTAAAGATATTGTTGAAGTTCATCCCTTAACAAATTACCAGCTAAAACTTCGTTTTGAAGATGGAGTAGAAGGGATCATTGATGTATCTCAACTCATTCAGTTTACCGGAGTATTTGAACCTCTAAAAAACCCTGATTACTTTAGTCAAGTTAAACTTTCTAGTGAATGGGGAACTATTTATTGGGATAGCGGTGCTGACTTAGATCCTGATGTATTGTATTCCTATTTATCCCAGCAACCGATACAGTTAAAAACTCCCAGCATTTCTTAATAGTAAAATGGAAAATATAATTTTAGTTTTAACGCTATTATCCTTAATAATATGGATTGTATTATTAATGTTTCGAGGACGGTTTTGGCAAGCCGATCAACGACTTTCAGAAATTCAAGAACCGTTATTAAATTACCCCTCTATTGCTATAATTGTGCCAGCTAGAAATGAAGCG
This sequence is a window from Planktothrix sp. FACHB-1365. Protein-coding genes within it:
- a CDS encoding DUF4160 domain-containing protein, with the translated sequence MPEISRFFGAIITMYYNDHPPPHFHVRYGKQKALISISTGEVLEGNLSPRLLKLIQEWTALYQNELLTNWELARQNLILNKIEPLE
- a CDS encoding DUF2442 domain-containing protein, with the protein product MLKDIVEVHPLTNYQLKLRFEDGVEGIIDVSQLIQFTGVFEPLKNPDYFSQVKLSSEWGTIYWDSGADLDPDVLYSYLSQQPIQLKTPSIS